The Aminiphilus circumscriptus DSM 16581 genome contains a region encoding:
- a CDS encoding HPr family phosphocarrier protein, with protein MSQRIVEVKNPHGLHARPAALFVQKAASFSGKIVVAKGDKEADAKSILGIMSMGIECGDTITLKGEGDQIESVFDALEAIARDTSI; from the coding sequence GTGAGTCAACGGATCGTGGAGGTCAAAAACCCTCATGGATTGCACGCCAGACCTGCGGCGCTTTTTGTGCAAAAGGCCGCATCCTTCTCTGGAAAGATCGTGGTCGCGAAGGGGGACAAGGAGGCGGACGCCAAGAGCATCCTGGGAATCATGAGCATGGGCATCGAATGTGGCGATACGATCACTCTCAAGGGCGAGGGCGACCAAATCGAGTCGGTGTTCGACGCTCTCGAAGCAATCGCACGGGACACGTCTATCTGA
- a CDS encoding NAD(P)/FAD-dependent oxidoreductase, with product MTDIRIDVAVIGAGPAGVAAGIGAREAGAEHVVVFERDWDLGGILQQCIHPGFGLHTFKEELTGPEYMHRWIERAHGAGVTFRTNTMVFRMEEDGSFWTMNPNEGIRHVHAGAIVLGMGCRERPLGAIRVPGSRPAGIYTAGTAQRFVNMEGYMPGNRVVVLGSGDIGLIMARRMMWEGASVEGVFEIMSWPGGLRRNIAQCLDDYGIPFYLDHTVTRVHGKDRLEGVTVAKVDANKKPILGTERFVACDTLLLAVGLIPENELSRMAGVQIHPVTGGPVVNQCLQTTRENVFAAGNVVIVYDLVDWVSAEGYKAGKNAALFALDGLPKATRRFDVRGGENVRLFSPQWLSDQEDATIFLRVTKPVEQRCRVTADHGLFSKTLRYARPGEMNEVHIKAEQLRMLPPDVREITVDVEEE from the coding sequence ATGACAGACATCAGAATCGATGTGGCGGTCATCGGGGCGGGGCCTGCTGGTGTCGCCGCCGGAATCGGCGCACGGGAGGCCGGTGCGGAACATGTGGTCGTCTTCGAAAGGGACTGGGATCTGGGGGGGATCCTGCAGCAGTGCATCCACCCAGGATTCGGCCTGCACACGTTCAAGGAAGAGTTGACAGGGCCGGAGTACATGCACCGGTGGATTGAACGGGCACACGGTGCAGGGGTTACGTTTCGGACGAACACAATGGTGTTCAGAATGGAGGAAGATGGATCTTTCTGGACGATGAACCCCAACGAAGGAATTCGGCATGTCCACGCAGGAGCAATTGTGTTGGGCATGGGGTGCCGGGAGCGCCCTCTCGGCGCCATTCGTGTTCCCGGCAGCAGGCCTGCCGGCATTTACACGGCGGGGACGGCCCAGCGCTTTGTCAACATGGAGGGCTACATGCCGGGAAACCGCGTGGTAGTCCTCGGTTCGGGGGACATCGGTCTCATCATGGCCCGGAGAATGATGTGGGAAGGTGCCTCCGTAGAGGGCGTTTTCGAGATCATGTCCTGGCCGGGAGGTCTGCGGAGAAACATTGCGCAATGCCTCGACGACTACGGCATCCCCTTCTACCTGGATCACACGGTCACCCGGGTCCACGGAAAGGACCGCCTTGAAGGTGTGACCGTGGCGAAGGTTGACGCGAACAAAAAGCCCATCCTCGGAACGGAGCGATTCGTCGCTTGCGACACACTGCTTCTCGCGGTGGGATTGATACCGGAGAACGAGCTTTCCCGTATGGCAGGGGTTCAGATCCATCCCGTGACGGGAGGTCCGGTGGTTAATCAGTGTCTGCAGACAACGCGGGAGAATGTGTTTGCGGCGGGAAACGTGGTGATCGTCTATGACCTTGTGGATTGGGTCAGCGCGGAAGGATACAAGGCTGGAAAAAACGCGGCGTTGTTCGCTCTCGACGGATTACCCAAGGCAACGCGCCGTTTCGATGTTCGAGGTGGGGAAAATGTTCGCCTTTTCTCTCCCCAATGGCTTTCCGATCAGGAGGATGCGACGATTTTCCTTCGCGTGACGAAACCTGTCGAACAACGGTGCCGCGTTACCGCCGATCATGGTTTGTTCTCCAAAACGTTGCGTTATGCGCGTCCGGGAGAGATGAACGAAGTGCACATCAAGGCGGAGCAGTTGCGGATGTTGCCTCCGGATGTCAGAGAAATCACCGTTGACGTCGAGGAGGAGTGA
- a CDS encoding DUF1667 domain-containing protein → MTQRETRKFICVSCPVGCMLTVHMEEGRIVKVEGNACMRGETYAEAEVRNPTRVFASTVKVSGGLLPVVPVRSKSAVPKEKLFDIAREVARVVVEAPVTIGQVILDDVCGTGVDIVASRSLEAEEKQAG, encoded by the coding sequence ATGACACAGCGTGAAACGAGAAAGTTCATTTGTGTTTCCTGCCCGGTGGGATGCATGCTCACCGTACACATGGAAGAGGGGCGGATCGTAAAAGTCGAGGGCAACGCCTGCATGCGTGGTGAGACCTACGCAGAGGCGGAGGTGCGAAACCCCACGCGTGTCTTTGCCAGCACCGTCAAGGTTTCCGGGGGCTTGCTTCCGGTCGTGCCTGTGCGGAGCAAGAGTGCCGTTCCCAAGGAAAAGCTGTTCGACATCGCCCGAGAAGTGGCCCGAGTCGTCGTCGAGGCCCCTGTCACAATTGGCCAGGTCATCCTTGATGATGTCTGCGGGACGGGTGTGGATATCGTCGCGAGCCGTTCCCTCGAAGCGGAGGAGAAGCAAGCCGGCTGA
- the glpK gene encoding glycerol kinase GlpK: MTEKKYVVAIDQGTTSTRCMVFDSKGLPVCSDQMEHAQIYPKPGWVEHDAMEIWSRTQDVIRGALKKGKINPEEIASIGVTNQRETTVVWEKATGKPIYNAIVWQCMRTQEFCEEWKNIPGWGQDITGCGKVKDHTGLLISPYFSGTKIKWILDHVPGSREKAAKGELLFGNIDTWVIWNITGGPNGGVHVTDVSNASRTLLMNIETLKWDEEMAKFLDVPLAMLPQIKPSSFVYGSTKKDGPFGAEIPVAGDLGDQQAALFGQACFGKGDAKNTYGTGCFMLMNIGETPTPSKNGLLTTAGYSLAEGKCTYALEGSIAITGAAVQWLRDNLRLFDDAPDSEYFARKVDDCGGIYFVPAFSGLYAPYWDMSARGAIVGLTRYIRKEHIIRATLESICYQTRDVLEAMNKDSGVELSVLKVDGGAVKNNLLMQMQADILGVTVDRPVVNETTALGAAYAAGLAVGFWKSTDELKHHWASDRQFDALMEAGKRECQYKGWKKAVEKAKGWTE; encoded by the coding sequence GTGACGGAGAAGAAATATGTCGTGGCCATTGACCAGGGAACGACGAGCACTCGCTGCATGGTGTTCGATTCCAAGGGACTGCCCGTTTGCTCCGACCAGATGGAACATGCGCAGATTTACCCGAAGCCCGGTTGGGTTGAGCATGATGCCATGGAAATCTGGTCCCGCACGCAGGATGTCATTCGCGGCGCGTTGAAAAAAGGCAAGATCAACCCCGAGGAGATCGCGTCCATCGGTGTCACGAATCAGCGCGAAACCACCGTTGTTTGGGAAAAGGCCACGGGGAAGCCCATTTACAATGCCATCGTCTGGCAGTGTATGCGGACCCAGGAATTCTGCGAGGAATGGAAGAACATTCCCGGATGGGGTCAGGACATTACCGGTTGCGGGAAGGTGAAGGATCACACGGGCTTGCTTATCAGCCCCTATTTTTCGGGAACCAAGATCAAATGGATCCTCGATCACGTACCGGGTTCCCGAGAAAAAGCCGCGAAGGGTGAACTGCTCTTTGGCAACATCGACACATGGGTTATCTGGAACATCACCGGCGGCCCCAACGGCGGCGTGCATGTCACCGACGTTTCCAACGCGTCCAGAACCCTTCTCATGAACATTGAGACCCTCAAGTGGGACGAGGAGATGGCCAAGTTCCTCGACGTTCCTCTTGCCATGCTGCCCCAGATCAAGCCGTCGAGTTTCGTTTACGGCAGCACGAAGAAGGATGGTCCCTTCGGCGCCGAGATTCCCGTGGCGGGAGACCTGGGCGACCAGCAGGCCGCTCTCTTCGGTCAGGCCTGCTTCGGCAAGGGTGATGCGAAGAACACCTACGGAACGGGTTGCTTCATGCTCATGAACATCGGAGAAACTCCCACGCCGTCGAAAAACGGGCTGCTTACGACGGCCGGTTACAGCCTCGCCGAGGGCAAGTGCACCTATGCTCTCGAAGGGTCCATCGCCATCACCGGTGCGGCCGTGCAGTGGCTCCGGGACAATCTGCGGCTCTTCGACGACGCACCGGACAGCGAGTATTTTGCCCGCAAGGTCGATGACTGCGGCGGCATCTATTTCGTGCCCGCGTTCTCCGGACTCTATGCTCCCTATTGGGATATGAGCGCTCGTGGAGCAATTGTCGGCCTGACGCGCTACATCCGGAAAGAGCACATTATCCGTGCGACGCTGGAGAGCATCTGCTACCAGACCAGAGATGTTCTCGAGGCCATGAACAAGGATTCCGGCGTCGAGCTTTCCGTGCTGAAGGTTGACGGTGGCGCGGTGAAGAATAATCTGCTCATGCAGATGCAGGCGGATATTCTGGGCGTCACGGTGGATCGTCCCGTGGTCAACGAAACCACTGCTCTCGGTGCTGCCTATGCGGCAGGTCTTGCGGTCGGTTTCTGGAAGAGCACGGATGAATTGAAGCACCACTGGGCGAGCGATCGCCAGTTCGATGCTCTCATGGAGGCAGGAAAGCGGGAGTGCCAGTACAAAGGCTGGAAAAAGGCCGTCGAAAAGGCCAAGGGGTGGACGGAATAG
- the dhaL gene encoding dihydroxyacetone kinase subunit DhaL, with protein MPMNVEQARRVFEHVTEAIVSHKEYLTELDSAIGDADHGINMSRGFMKAQEKIKAGAYTEVGGVFKDVAMTLMGSVGGASGPLYGTLFMRMSMKFGTKQEVNSTDFVEAFEEGLKGILALGKAQLEDKTMVDALMPALEAMKAAASNGEDLPAVLEKGIASAEDGMKRTIPLVARKGRASYLGERSAGHQDPGATSTFLILSAMLEGLRG; from the coding sequence ATGCCCATGAACGTCGAGCAGGCGCGTAGGGTTTTCGAGCACGTAACGGAAGCCATCGTCTCGCACAAGGAATATTTGACGGAGCTTGACTCGGCCATTGGTGATGCCGACCACGGCATCAACATGAGCCGTGGATTTATGAAAGCCCAAGAAAAAATCAAGGCGGGGGCCTACACGGAGGTCGGCGGTGTTTTCAAGGATGTGGCCATGACGCTCATGGGCTCTGTCGGCGGCGCCTCGGGACCACTCTATGGGACTCTGTTCATGCGCATGTCCATGAAATTCGGAACAAAGCAGGAAGTGAACAGCACCGATTTCGTGGAGGCTTTCGAGGAGGGGTTGAAAGGGATCCTTGCTCTCGGCAAGGCGCAACTCGAGGACAAGACCATGGTGGATGCGTTGATGCCAGCGTTGGAAGCCATGAAAGCCGCCGCGTCGAATGGCGAGGATCTCCCGGCGGTTCTCGAAAAAGGGATTGCTTCCGCCGAAGATGGCATGAAGCGCACTATTCCCCTTGTGGCGAGAAAAGGGCGCGCCAGCTATTTGGGAGAACGTTCCGCAGGCCATCAGGATCCCGGAGCCACCTCCACGTTTCTCATCCTTTCGGCAATGCTCGAAGGTTTGAGGGGGTAA
- a CDS encoding NAD(P)/FAD-dependent oxidoreductase: MIQRLFDVIIIGAGIVGAALARELSAYAMRVAVLDKAAEIPSGASRANSAMIHAGYDDKPGTQKARFCPSGNRRFHELQGPLDFTLRECGSYVCAFEEDEIRHLDALLDQGKRNGVPGMEIISGDTLRDREPHASREIRAALWAPSGAIVNNFEAVLAFMDNAQQNGVELFLETQVTGLLCSEEKQEVFGVETTKGRFLAPVVINAAGVHAGEISRMAGEESVRIRPTRGEYFITDKTVGHLVKGFFFACPSAKGKGITVASTAEHNLLIGPTSTPQTDLEDTSTTMKGLEEVLDGARKLVPDIPSGAVITSFAGVRANTLSGDFNIAVLRKPRGFVNVAGIKSPGFTSAPAIALHVVEMLREELADRVIMTPNPHFVPERTHIPRFAELSMEEREALVRRDPRFAQIVCRCETVTEAQVVEAIRRGARTVAAVKIWTRAGAGRCQGGFCGPRVADILARELGIPLEEVTRHGGHSRLLVGRTKEYWFRGNE; this comes from the coding sequence GTGATTCAAAGGCTCTTCGATGTGATCATCATCGGAGCCGGCATCGTAGGGGCGGCGCTGGCCAGGGAGCTTTCGGCGTATGCGATGCGCGTTGCGGTGTTGGACAAGGCTGCGGAAATTCCTTCCGGGGCGAGTCGGGCGAACAGTGCCATGATTCATGCCGGTTATGACGATAAACCGGGCACACAGAAGGCCCGATTCTGTCCTTCCGGGAACAGGCGTTTTCACGAACTGCAGGGACCGCTCGACTTCACCCTTCGGGAATGTGGTTCCTACGTCTGCGCCTTCGAAGAGGACGAGATCCGTCATCTGGATGCGCTGCTGGATCAGGGGAAAAGGAACGGCGTTCCAGGAATGGAGATCATCTCCGGCGATACGCTGCGCGACAGAGAGCCTCATGCGAGCCGTGAGATCCGGGCGGCGCTCTGGGCCCCGAGCGGAGCAATCGTGAACAACTTCGAAGCCGTCTTGGCGTTCATGGACAACGCGCAGCAGAACGGCGTGGAACTTTTCCTCGAGACACAAGTGACGGGGCTTCTCTGCTCAGAGGAAAAACAGGAGGTTTTCGGTGTCGAGACGACCAAGGGACGCTTTCTCGCACCGGTGGTGATCAATGCGGCGGGAGTCCATGCGGGGGAGATCTCTCGGATGGCCGGAGAAGAGAGTGTGCGCATCCGGCCCACCAGAGGGGAGTATTTTATCACGGACAAAACGGTGGGACACCTCGTGAAGGGATTTTTCTTCGCCTGCCCGAGCGCGAAGGGAAAAGGAATCACTGTTGCAAGCACTGCCGAGCATAATCTGCTCATCGGTCCGACCTCCACACCGCAGACCGATTTGGAAGATACCTCCACAACGATGAAGGGACTCGAAGAGGTGCTCGATGGGGCAAGGAAGCTTGTTCCGGACATTCCTTCGGGAGCGGTTATCACCTCTTTTGCCGGCGTGAGAGCCAACACGCTTTCCGGCGATTTCAACATCGCCGTTCTCCGAAAACCCCGCGGCTTCGTCAACGTTGCGGGAATCAAATCTCCGGGTTTTACCAGCGCCCCTGCCATCGCGCTCCACGTGGTGGAGATGCTCCGGGAGGAGCTTGCCGACAGGGTGATCATGACACCCAATCCACATTTCGTTCCCGAGAGAACACACATTCCCCGATTCGCGGAGCTCTCCATGGAGGAGCGAGAGGCACTCGTGCGGCGGGATCCCCGCTTTGCTCAGATCGTCTGTCGCTGCGAGACCGTCACGGAGGCGCAGGTTGTAGAGGCCATTCGGCGAGGCGCCCGTACGGTCGCGGCGGTCAAGATCTGGACAAGAGCCGGTGCTGGGCGTTGTCAGGGCGGATTCTGCGGACCTCGCGTGGCGGACATTCTTGCTCGGGAACTCGGAATTCCCCTTGAGGAAGTGACTCGGCACGGCGGGCACTCGAGGCTTCTCGTGGGGCGTACCAAGGAGTATTGGTTCAGGGGGAACGAATGA
- the dhaM gene encoding dihydroxyacetone kinase phosphoryl donor subunit DhaM — MIGILVVSHSAKAAEGIAEIASQMSGGIVPVRAVGGTEEGELGTSVSSIVEALGGLLEEAEGVVLVPDLGSAVLSARSALEFLGDDAKKVLIVDAPILEGAMMASVEASIGSPLERVAQVAGEARLLSKLSR; from the coding sequence GTGATCGGCATTCTCGTTGTCTCTCACAGTGCCAAGGCGGCGGAGGGTATCGCGGAGATCGCTTCGCAGATGAGCGGTGGTATAGTCCCCGTTCGTGCCGTGGGCGGAACCGAAGAAGGGGAATTGGGAACCTCTGTGTCGAGTATCGTCGAGGCCCTCGGAGGACTTCTGGAAGAAGCGGAGGGAGTCGTTCTCGTTCCTGATTTGGGGAGCGCCGTTCTTTCCGCCCGGTCTGCCTTGGAATTTCTCGGTGATGATGCCAAAAAAGTGCTTATCGTCGATGCACCGATCCTGGAAGGTGCGATGATGGCGAGTGTCGAAGCCAGTATCGGTTCTCCCTTGGAGCGCGTCGCTCAGGTTGCCGGGGAGGCGCGCCTGCTCAGCAAGCTTTCCCGGTAA